A stretch of the Ananas comosus cultivar F153 linkage group 14, ASM154086v1, whole genome shotgun sequence genome encodes the following:
- the LOC109720371 gene encoding probable protein phosphatase 2C 33 — protein MAAAAASAAAAAGESFPRDPSAAAAAPPPLLPLATLIGRELRGGDRSERPAVRYGHAAFAKRGEDYFLVKPDCLRVPGNPSSSFSVFAIFDGHNGVSAAVFTKEHLLDHVLSAIPQGISREEWLQALPRALVAGFVKTDIDFQRKGEVSGTTATLVVIDGLTVTVASVGDSRCILDTQGGLVSLLTVDHRLEENVEERERVTASGGEVGRLNLCGGQEVGPLRCWPGGLCLSRSIGDTDVGEFIVPIPHVKQVKLSSAGGRLIIASDGIWDALSSETAAKACRGLPAEIAAKLVVKEALRTSGLKDDTTCLVVDIIPSDQSVLPSSPKKNQNKLRSLLFGRRSQNTVGKLMNRPASVGAVEELFEEGSAMLEERLGKNFPSKANSAPFRCAICQMDQTPTEDLPANSGTFFSPTSKPWEGPYLCSDCRRKKDAMEGKRPSRATVLSR, from the exons atggccgccgccgccgcctccgccgcagccgccgccggagaGTCCTTCCCTCGGGATCCGagcgctgcggcggcggcgccgccgccgctgctcccCCTCGCCACCCTCATCGGCCGCGAGCTCCGCGGCGGCGACCGGTCGGAGAGGCCCGCCGTCCGTTACGGGCACGCCGCGTTCGCCAAGCGCGGCGAGGACTACTTCCTCGTCAAGCCCGATTGCCTCCGCGTCCCCGggaacccctcctcctccttctccgtcTTCGCG ATCTTCGATGGGCACAACGGGGTCTCCGCCGCCGTGTTCACGAAGGAGCACCTCTTGGACCACGTTCTAAGCGCGATCCCTCAAGGGATTAGTAGAGAGGAGTGGCTCCAAGCCCTGCCGCGTGCTCTCGTCGCTGGTTTCGTCAAGACCGACATCGATTTCCAGCGAAAAG GGGAAGTGTCGGGGACGACTGCGACGCTAGTCGTAATTGATGGGTTGACGGTGACGGTAGCTTCGGTTGGCGACTCTCGGTGCATATTGGATACACAGGGAGGTCTGGTGTCTTTGCTCACTGTTGATCATCGGTTGGAGGAGAATgtggaagagagggagagggtgacCGCCAGCGGAGGAGAGGTTGGAAGGCTCAATCTTTGTGGGGGGCAGGAG GTTGGTCCACTTAGATGCTGGCCGGGTGGATTATGCCTTTCTAGATCGATCGGAGATACGGATGTGGGGGAATTCATCGTTCCCATACCGCATGTTAAGCAAGTGAAG CTTTCTAGTGCTGGAGGAAGGCTTATTATTGCTTCCGATGGCATATGGGATGCTTTGTCATCTGAAACGGCTGCCAAGGCTTGCCGAGGGTTGCCTGCAGAAATTGCTGCAAAGCTTGTTGTTAAG GAAGCATTGAGAACAAGTGGTTTGAAAGATGACACAACTTGCCTTGTTGTTGATATCATTCCATCTGATCAGTCCGTCCTACCTTCTTCTCCGAAGAAGAATCAGAATAAGTTGAGATCACTTCTTTTCGGGAGGAGGTCACAGAACACTGTTGGTAAACTGATGAACAGGCCTGCCTCTGTTGGAGCTGTGGAGGAACTTTTCGAAGAGGGCTCTGCAATGCTTGAAGAAAG GTTGGGTAAAAACTTCCCATCAAAAGCAAATTCAGCGCCCTTTCGGTGCGCCATATGCCAAATGGATCAAACCCCAACTGAAGATCTACCCGCCAATTCGGGAACATTCTTTTCACCCACATCGAAGCCGTGGGAAGGCCCTTACCTTTGCTCCGACTGCAGGAGAAAGAAAGACGCCATGGAGGGAAAACGCCCTAGCCGTGCAACGGTGTTGTCGAGGTGA